ATATGTTGTAGAAGAGGGACAAAAATCTCGTTTGGAGATTCCAATCTTTCAATTGGTAAATGTTCTGTTTGTAATTTATTTTCAGGAGGATGTACGCCGCCTCTGAAACCAAAAAACTTCATCAAAAACACTCCTTTCATAATAGTTTATTTTCCACTTAGAGAATTTTAGCATATATATACAAAATTAACAAGTTTTATTTGTTTTTTATTTTCTTCTTATTGTACTTCTGCATAGTTTTGTTTATATCTTGAACAGTAATTAAATCTATAACACAGTTTTTTATCTTTTCTAAATTTTCAGACATCTCTTTTTGTTCACTCTGACTAAACTCTCCTAAAACATGTTCAACTGCATCTAACTTTTTAGCCCCTATTCCACATTTGATTCTTAGAAAATTTTCTCCTATATGTGAAATTATAGATTTTATACCATTGTGTCCTCCTGAGCTTCCTTTTTCTCTTATTCTTATATCTCCAAAATCTAAGTCCATATCATCATATATAACTATAAGGTCCTCTGTTGGATTTAATTTATAAAAATTTACAATTTCTATAACTGCATTTCCACTTAGATTCATAAAAGTTTGAGGTTTAAAAAATATTACTTTTTCCCCTTCGATATTTTTTTCACTCACTAATGCTTGAAATTTTTCTCTTTCTTCTGTAACATTAAATTTTTCTCTCAAACTATCCACAACTATAAATCCTATATTATGTCTAGTTTTTTCATATTTTTTACCAGGATTTCCTAGCCCAATTACTACTTTCATCCATACACCTCTTTTTATATTTTTGTTATTTAATTTTATACTTTTTTATAGAATAGATAAAGTCTCTTGACAGCTGTATGAGTTCTACGACCTCAATAAACACAGACTCTTCGAACTAATACAGACGTCAGAGACTAATTTTCATTATTTATTTTTGTACTTTCCCATAGAGAAATAAAAGAGCTTTTAAGCTCTTATCCATGTTTTTTATTATATCATATTTTTTATTTCAAAAAAAAGTGGCTTATGTTATAATTAATTCTAAAATTATAAATATGTATTAAGATTAAATAACAGGAGATTTTCATGATAAAAAATTCTAAATTATTTTTACTATTATTTTTAGGTACTCTGTCTGCTTTTGGTCCTTTTGTAATTGACCTTTATCTGCCAGCTCTCCCCACTATGAGTACTTATTTTAATGTTTCTACTACTTTAGTTCAATTAACTTTAACAGGAGGAATGGTTGGACTTGCAATTGGTCAAATTATAATAGGCCCTCTCAGTGATAAGTTTGGTAGAAAAAATCCATTAATTATCAGCTTATTTATATACCTACTAAGTACTCTAGTGATTATGTTTACTAATAATATTTATATAATGATATTTTTTAGATTTTTACAAGGTACTGCGGCAGCCGGTTCTTTAGTTATGGCAAGAGCAGTTACAACAGATATATATTCCGGTGAAGAAATGAGAAAGTTTTTTGGACTTCTTATGGTAATAAATGGTATAGCTCCAATAGTTTCTCCGATTATAGGAGGATTACTTTTAGATTTATTTAATTGGAGAGCCATATTTTTGTCCCTTGCAATCATTGGTTTAATATTATTAGCAGCTTGCTTTAAATTTTATGAATCTTTACATATAGATAAAAGAGAAGTAAAATCTTTATTCTTTTCTTATTTCAATATGATTGAAGTTTTAAAAAATAAAAAATTTTTATTACTTGCCATGATACAAATGTTTTCAATGGGAGCTCTATTTGTATATATTGCGGCTTCCCCTTTTATTTTCCAAATTTATTACAAAACTTCAGTTATTATGTATTCCATTTTCTTTGCACTAAATGGAATAGCAATTGTTATAGGAAATTATTTAGCTATAAAAGTAGAAGAAGAAAAGGCTTTAAAAATAGGTATATTTACAATGTTATTTATGAGTATTATCCTTTTTATTCTTTTAGTAACTGGAGCTAATATGTATGTTGTCGAGCTTTCTTTCTTCTTATTATTAGTTGGTTTTGGCTATATATTGACTTCTGCAGTAACTCTTGCTATGAAAACAGAAAAAGAAAAAGCTGGTAGTGCTTCTGCATTAATAGGCTTCTTTCCTTATTTTTTTGGAGGTTTAGTCTCTCCTTTGGTTGGAATAGGTAATTTTATGTATTCTTCAGCTGTATCTATACTTGCTTGTTCTGGTATTAGCTATATGTTATATTCTATTAATAAAAAAAATCCTTAAATCAATAAAATAGCTTAATAAAACAAATAAAGTCTCTGACGTCCCTATTAGTTCGAAGAGCCTGTGTTTATTGAGCTCGTAGAACTCATACGGCTGTCAAGAGACTAATTTTTGCTATTTAATTTATACTTTCCTATAGAATAAATAAAAAACTGCACCTCTAATCTTTAGCCAAGATTTTGGGTGCAGTTTATTTAACTCTTTTATTTTTTTCTTAAGATAAGTTTATAAATACTCCTAATAGAACAAAGCAAGAACCTAAAGCAAATAATATTAATTGAAATTTTATTTGATATTTTGCCCAAGTTCCCCATTCTATTTTAGCAATTCCTAATACTGCCATTAATATTCCAGATGTTGGAACTATCATATTTGTAAATCCATCTCCAAGTTGGAAAGCAAGTACAGCAACCTGTCTTGTTACTCCTACTAAATCTGAAAGTGGAGCCATTATTGGCATTGTTAAAGCAGCTTGACCTGAACCAGATACAACAAAGAAATTAAATAATGATTGGAAGATATACATTACCCAAGCCGAAAATGCAGCTGACATATTACTTAAAGCTGAGGCAACATAATTTAACATTGTATTCAATATTGTAGGAGTATCTGCACTTGTTCCACCTAAAATTAGAACTATTCCTTTTGCCATTCCCACTACTAAAGCTGCTCCAACTAAATCTTCTGCACCTTTTCTAAAAGATGTAGCAATATCGTTTGTAGTCATATCATTTAATTTAAATATTACCCCAATTATTCCTGATATTAGTCCCATTATTACGAATTGAGTTGCTATTTCTGGTAAGTAGTATCCTTTTTTTACAACTCCATAAACAACCCAAGCCATTCCAATAGTTAAAACTAAAATTACTAATTTATGCCCAAATTTAAATTCTTTATTTTTTTGTTCTTCTATTTTAAAGTCATTTCTATAATAAGCATCTGTTTTATATGCAATAGAACTTTCAGGATTTCTTTTTACTTTTCTTGCATACATTATTGTATAAATTACACCAAAAGCTGTAAAGAAAGTCCACATTGCTATTCTAAATCCTGCTCCAGACAACACAGGTATTCCTGATACACCCTGAGCTATAGCAACACTAAAAGGATTCATCCACGAAGTTGCAAAACCTATTTGTGTAGAAATATAAGTTATTAAGATACCTGTAACAGAGTCATATCCCATTCCTATAACTATTGGAATTATTAACATTGCAAATGGAATAGCCTCTTCCCCCATTCCAAATACAGCTCCTCCTAAAGAGAATAATATAAAAATCACTGGTATGAGTATCAACTCTGACCCTTTACTTTTACTTATCATACTATAAATTCCAGTTTCAACAGCACCTGTTTTTAGTATTATTCCAAAAGCTCCACCAACTACCATTATAAAGGCTACAATTCCTACAGCAGTTCCCCACTTATCTCCACTTGTCAAACCTTCAAAGACATAGTTAGTCATACCAACTTCTCCTCCAGGTTCAAAAAGTTTTATTCCTTTTGTTAGCTTATTCCCATTGTCATCTAACTCGTATTTAAAACTTCCAGGAACTGGTACTGTTCTTGTTTTTTCTTCACCTGTGTTTGTAACATAAGTAACTTCATGCATTTCAAACTTACCTACTGGAACAATATAAGTTAACAGTGATGCAAAAACTACAACGAAAAATATTATGACAAAGGTGTCAGGCATTTTAATCTTTTTCATATTTTATCCTCCTTTTTTTGTTTGATTTTGTATTCTTATGTAGAATAAAAAAACAAATTACAAACTTTTATATTTTATGTATTATTATAGTTTATAATTTGTTTTTTGTAAATTTTTATTCTAGTTTTTTCTTTTTAACTTATAGTTAAATTTTTATTTTTTATAGTCTTTTATAAGAAGTTTTATTTTTTCTATCAATGTATTAAGCTCTACTTCACCTCTTTCACTAGCTTTTTGTAAAGTTACTTTTGGCAACATTATTGCAGCAAGTGGAGTTTGTAAAAGTTTAAAGTTTTCAGATATTTTTACTAAATCTTCTTTTAATTTAGGATAAACTTTTAATAAATCTTTTAAATAAGTATCTCCATTAATCTTATCTAAATCAATTTCTGAACTATTTTCTTCTTTTTTTATTTCTTCATTATTTTCATCATATGTTTTAGCCTCAAAATTTTCATTTTGCCAGTTTAATAATGTTTGAGAACCTTGTAACGAACGAATTTTCGTACAATCCTGCATCATTTCCAAAATACCTCTAAATTTTCCATTTTCATCTTTAACTGCAGTATAAGATATATAAATAAATAACTCAGGTTTATTTATCCAAAATTCTACAAAATCCTGTTCTCCTTTTCTAAATTTCTCTATAATTTCTTCAACTATATGTACACTTTTTCTTGGATGACAATTTTTTACATCTCTACCAATTACATTCTTGCTACGTGGAAATACTCTATGAGCTGTATCTGAATAAAATTTAACAATTTCATTTTCATCAACATAAGTTATATCAACTGGTAAATGTTTAAATACTAAGTTAATCTGCTCTAAGGTCATTTTTCCTGTTGCAACATCTAACTCCGAACTTTCATTAGAATTAGAATTAAAACCATATTTCCCAAGTAAATTTGCTAAATCTTTAGCTAAATTTCCTCCTGGATTAGTAGAACTATTATTAACTTGAATTTTTTTTGTTTCATTTGTAGTTGTACTTTCGATCTTTCCAAAAGTAAAGCCAATTTCTCTATCTCCAGATTTCATATCCTCAAATTCTTCGGCAGTAATCATTGCAAGAGATGTAGGATATAAAACTGTTTCTTCTTTTTGAATTAAATCAATTATATCTGCTGCAACACTAGTTTGAGAAGCTATAAATTCCTCCTCATTCTCCTCATCAAGCATTTTTCTATTTTCTTTCAATTCATCTCTAACAAAATCATCTAAAACCCACATTGTAGTTGTTGGTCTTGTAAAACCTTTCTTTTCTAATAAAGAGTATAGTTGATTTTGCTTTCTAGGTAAATGAAGCTTCCACCATAAATCTAATTTATCATAAAGCTCATACCATTGATTTTTTATAACTGGAAATTGGATTAAATTTTCAACTTCCTTTAATAATTTTCTCATATCATCATTTTCTCTATAATAGCACATTATAGGATGATCTGTTGGAAGTTCTGTCGGTCTACTTGTATCCATAACTTCATCAAATAAAAGCATCATATTTTGAATATTCTCTTTTATACACTCGTCTTCTACAAAAGGCATAATTTTTTGTTCTGCATAAGCAATTTCATAAGGCTTTAGAGTTTTTACTCTCTCCTTAAGTTGTTTTTTAGCATCTGTAAGACTAATTTCTCCAGCATTATATTTTTCTTTTAATTCAATGACAAACTTTAATTTTTCTTCATCTATTTTTGGTAAATGGTTAGACATAATTTCCATAAAATATCACTTCCTTTTCAAAGATAATTGTTTACTAAAATTATAAACTTTTTTCTTCCAAGTGTCAATCGGATAATATTTAAAATGAACTTTATTCACTTACATTTTTTTTATAATCTTATCTACTATTTCAGAAAAAATTTCTTTTGGATATAATGTTTTTCCTTTCGTTAAACTAGCAATTTGTTTTGTCATTGGAAGTTCTCCAAGCAACTCAATTTTATTTTCTTCTAAAAATTCTTGAACATCATTTTCATCTGTTAAGTAAATCTTATTATCACAACAATCACAACTAATATAACTCATATTTTCTATCAATCCAAGAATAGGTATATTCATTTTTCTTGCCATTTTTATTGCTTTTGTAACTATCATAGAAACCATATCTTGTGGAATAGAAACCATAACTAAACCTTTTATATTAAAACTTTTCATAACAGTTAGTGGAACATCTCCAGTTCCAGGAGGCATATCTATTAATAGGTAATCTAAATCACTCCATAAAACTTCATTCCAAAATTGCATAACTGCTCCTGCAATAACAGGTCCTCTCCAAACAACCGGTTCATTTTCATCTATCATTAAATTTATAGAAACCACTTCTATCCCATCTTCATTTACAACGGGATACATATTTTTACCGTCTGTTTTCATTTCTTTATCACTGATATTCATAAGTCTTGGTATACTTGGTCCAGTTATATCTGCATCTAAAACTCCAACAGAATATCCTTTTCTTTTTAATTCTTTAGCTAATAAAGTCGTAATTGTAGATTTTCCAACCCCACCTTTACCACTCATAACAGCAATAACATTTTTTATATTTTTATTTTCATTAACTTTTGGTGCATCTTTTGGTATCATAATATTTCCTCCTTAAATATCACATTTTTAAATAGTTTACTCTTTTAGTATACAAATGTCAAAGACTATTTTCTAATATTCAAATTTATACTTTTCTATATAACAAAAAACTTTATTTAATTTCATCTTGAATTTTAAAATTATAACCCATATAATATTATTAAAAGTTTATATTTTTATAATAATGACAGCTGTATGAGTTCTAGGAAGTCAATAAACACTAGCTCTTTGACCTAATACAGACGGCAGAAACTACTTTTTGATATTTTAATTTATACTTTACTATAAAATAAAAATGAATGGAGAAATATGAAAAATATAAAAAAGAAAATTTACTTAGTTCTAGGTTTTATATCTGTAGCATTAGGAAGTGT
Above is a window of Fusobacterium massiliense DNA encoding:
- the pth gene encoding aminoacyl-tRNA hydrolase is translated as MKVVIGLGNPGKKYEKTRHNIGFIVVDSLREKFNVTEEREKFQALVSEKNIEGEKVIFFKPQTFMNLSGNAVIEIVNFYKLNPTEDLIVIYDDMDLDFGDIRIREKGSSGGHNGIKSIISHIGENFLRIKCGIGAKKLDAVEHVLGEFSQSEQKEMSENLEKIKNCVIDLITVQDINKTMQKYNKKKIKNK
- a CDS encoding PAS domain-containing protein is translated as MEIMSNHLPKIDEEKLKFVIELKEKYNAGEISLTDAKKQLKERVKTLKPYEIAYAEQKIMPFVEDECIKENIQNMMLLFDEVMDTSRPTELPTDHPIMCYYRENDDMRKLLKEVENLIQFPVIKNQWYELYDKLDLWWKLHLPRKQNQLYSLLEKKGFTRPTTTMWVLDDFVRDELKENRKMLDEENEEEFIASQTSVAADIIDLIQKEETVLYPTSLAMITAEEFEDMKSGDREIGFTFGKIESTTTNETKKIQVNNSSTNPGGNLAKDLANLLGKYGFNSNSNESSELDVATGKMTLEQINLVFKHLPVDITYVDENEIVKFYSDTAHRVFPRSKNVIGRDVKNCHPRKSVHIVEEIIEKFRKGEQDFVEFWINKPELFIYISYTAVKDENGKFRGILEMMQDCTKIRSLQGSQTLLNWQNENFEAKTYDENNEEIKKEENSSEIDLDKINGDTYLKDLLKVYPKLKEDLVKISENFKLLQTPLAAIMLPKVTLQKASERGEVELNTLIEKIKLLIKDYKK
- a CDS encoding Mrp/NBP35 family ATP-binding protein codes for the protein MIPKDAPKVNENKNIKNVIAVMSGKGGVGKSTITTLLAKELKRKGYSVGVLDADITGPSIPRLMNISDKEMKTDGKNMYPVVNEDGIEVVSINLMIDENEPVVWRGPVIAGAVMQFWNEVLWSDLDYLLIDMPPGTGDVPLTVMKSFNIKGLVMVSIPQDMVSMIVTKAIKMARKMNIPILGLIENMSYISCDCCDNKIYLTDENDVQEFLEENKIELLGELPMTKQIASLTKGKTLYPKEIFSEIVDKIIKKM
- the yfcC gene encoding putative basic amino acid antiporter YfcC; the protein is MKKIKMPDTFVIIFFVVVFASLLTYIVPVGKFEMHEVTYVTNTGEEKTRTVPVPGSFKYELDDNGNKLTKGIKLFEPGGEVGMTNYVFEGLTSGDKWGTAVGIVAFIMVVGGAFGIILKTGAVETGIYSMISKSKGSELILIPVIFILFSLGGAVFGMGEEAIPFAMLIIPIVIGMGYDSVTGILITYISTQIGFATSWMNPFSVAIAQGVSGIPVLSGAGFRIAMWTFFTAFGVIYTIMYARKVKRNPESSIAYKTDAYYRNDFKIEEQKNKEFKFGHKLVILVLTIGMAWVVYGVVKKGYYLPEIATQFVIMGLISGIIGVIFKLNDMTTNDIATSFRKGAEDLVGAALVVGMAKGIVLILGGTSADTPTILNTMLNYVASALSNMSAAFSAWVMYIFQSLFNFFVVSGSGQAALTMPIMAPLSDLVGVTRQVAVLAFQLGDGFTNMIVPTSGILMAVLGIAKIEWGTWAKYQIKFQLILFALGSCFVLLGVFINLS
- a CDS encoding multidrug effflux MFS transporter, whose protein sequence is MIKNSKLFLLLFLGTLSAFGPFVIDLYLPALPTMSTYFNVSTTLVQLTLTGGMVGLAIGQIIIGPLSDKFGRKNPLIISLFIYLLSTLVIMFTNNIYIMIFFRFLQGTAAAGSLVMARAVTTDIYSGEEMRKFFGLLMVINGIAPIVSPIIGGLLLDLFNWRAIFLSLAIIGLILLAACFKFYESLHIDKREVKSLFFSYFNMIEVLKNKKFLLLAMIQMFSMGALFVYIAASPFIFQIYYKTSVIMYSIFFALNGIAIVIGNYLAIKVEEEKALKIGIFTMLFMSIILFILLVTGANMYVVELSFFLLLVGFGYILTSAVTLAMKTEKEKAGSASALIGFFPYFFGGLVSPLVGIGNFMYSSAVSILACSGISYMLYSINKKNP